A window of Bradyrhizobium sp. AZCC 1610 contains these coding sequences:
- a CDS encoding aspartate-semialdehyde dehydrogenase, with protein sequence MGYKVAVVGATGNVGREMLNILDERKFPADEVVVLASRRSVGVEVSYGDRTLKVKALEHYDFSDVDICLMSAGGAVSKEWSPKIGAAGAVVIDNSSAWRMDPDVPLIVPEVNADAVGGFAKKNIIANPNCSTAQLVVALKPLHDKATIKRVVVATYQSVSGAGKDAMDELFSQTKAVYTNSELINKKFPKRIAFNVIPEIDVFMEDGYTKEEWKMMMETKKILDPKIRLTATCVRVPVFVGHSEAVNIEFENPITADEARNILRNAPGCLVIDKHEPGGYVTPYEAAGEDATYISRIREDNTVENGLSLWCVSDNLRKGAALNAIQIAECLINRKLISAKKKAA encoded by the coding sequence ATGGGTTACAAAGTCGCTGTCGTCGGTGCGACCGGCAATGTCGGGCGCGAAATGCTCAACATTCTCGACGAGCGCAAATTCCCCGCCGACGAGGTCGTGGTGCTGGCCTCGCGCCGCAGCGTCGGCGTCGAAGTGTCCTATGGCGACCGCACCCTGAAGGTCAAAGCGCTCGAGCACTACGACTTCTCCGATGTCGATATCTGCCTGATGTCGGCCGGCGGCGCGGTGTCGAAGGAATGGTCGCCGAAGATCGGCGCCGCCGGGGCGGTTGTGATCGACAATTCGTCGGCCTGGCGGATGGACCCGGACGTGCCGCTGATCGTGCCGGAAGTGAACGCGGACGCGGTCGGTGGTTTCGCGAAGAAGAACATCATCGCCAATCCGAACTGCTCGACCGCGCAGCTCGTGGTGGCGCTGAAGCCGCTGCATGACAAGGCGACCATCAAGCGCGTCGTGGTCGCAACCTATCAATCGGTCTCGGGCGCCGGCAAGGATGCGATGGACGAACTGTTTTCGCAGACCAAGGCCGTCTACACCAACAGCGAGCTCATCAACAAGAAATTCCCGAAGCGTATCGCCTTCAACGTCATCCCCGAGATCGACGTGTTCATGGAGGACGGCTACACCAAGGAAGAGTGGAAGATGATGATGGAGACCAAGAAGATTCTTGATCCCAAAATCAGGCTGACCGCGACCTGCGTGCGGGTGCCGGTGTTCGTCGGCCACTCCGAGGCGGTCAACATCGAATTCGAGAATCCGATCACCGCCGATGAAGCGCGCAACATCCTGCGCAACGCGCCGGGTTGCCTCGTCATCGACAAGCATGAGCCCGGCGGCTACGTCACGCCGTATGAGGCGGCAGGCGAAGACGCGACCTATATCAGCCGCATCCGCGAGGACAACACCGTCGAGAACGGCCTGTCGCTGTGGTGCGTGTCGGACAATCTGCGCAAAGGCGCTGCGCTGAATGCGATCCAGATCGCCGAATGCCTGATCAACCGCAAGCTGATCAGCGCGAAGAAGAAGGCGGCGTAA
- a CDS encoding carbonic anhydrase produces MAPFPQHLLDGYRAFTSQRLPTEQTRYRELSERGQSPAVMVIGCCDSRVSPEVIFDAGPGELFVVRNVANLVPVFQPDGGAHGVSAALEYAVQVLRIKHIVVLGHAQCGGIRAFIDDIDPLSPGDFIGRWMAMFIKPGEKVGQREHETRQDFTTRIEKAAVFRSLENLMTFPFVRSRVERGEMELHGAYFGVAEGSLFVLDPEAKEFRSVTGGE; encoded by the coding sequence ATGGCTCCATTCCCGCAACATCTGCTCGACGGCTACCGGGCCTTTACCTCGCAGCGGCTGCCGACCGAACAGACGCGCTACCGGGAACTGTCCGAGCGCGGCCAGTCGCCGGCTGTGATGGTGATCGGCTGCTGCGATTCGCGCGTCTCGCCGGAAGTGATTTTCGACGCCGGCCCCGGTGAACTTTTCGTGGTGCGCAACGTCGCCAATCTGGTGCCGGTTTTCCAGCCGGACGGCGGCGCTCATGGTGTCTCCGCGGCACTGGAATACGCGGTGCAGGTGCTGCGCATAAAGCACATCGTGGTGCTCGGCCACGCGCAATGCGGCGGCATCCGCGCCTTCATCGACGATATCGACCCGCTGTCGCCGGGCGACTTCATCGGCCGCTGGATGGCGATGTTCATCAAGCCGGGCGAAAAGGTCGGCCAGCGCGAGCACGAGACCCGGCAGGATTTCACTACGCGGATCGAGAAGGCCGCGGTATTCCGCAGCCTCGAAAACCTGATGACGTTTCCGTTCGTGCGCAGCCGCGTCGAGCGCGGCGAGATGGAATTGCACGGCGCCTATTTCGGCGTCGCCGAAGGCTCGCTGTTCGTGCTCGACCCGGAAGCGAAGGAATTCCGCAGCGTGACGGGTGGCGAATAG